In the genome of Channa argus isolate prfri chromosome 8, Channa argus male v1.0, whole genome shotgun sequence, the window AAGGGCCCTCATAGCAGTCCACTGTGTGCCCAGCCCATTCATTAGAAATACCTATGGCACAGACTCATTGCGGGTCTCACCACAGGATACTGCACTGAGGGGGAAAGCAGGGGGTATCACGAGTATGTccgaaaaaaaacaactcaatttGCTTATTGTTAGCCTTTTCAGCCTTTGGAGTTCCGTAAGTATCTGCTAATGGTCAGTGGCATTTTGAAGTTTTAAGATATTTCATAATCAGAAAGCTTATTTAACCACATAGTTTAGTAAGAGAACTTGACTTGATGTCTACCTTCTGAGGTGTGTATTTCCTGAGTGGTAGACAGAGCTAACCAGCTGCATGATGATCAGTAAAGCTGTTCATAGTAGGTTGTGTGTCTGGTCAATGAGTAACAGTGCTATCTCTTAGACCCGTGTGGTTAAAGAGCCCACAGGTAAATGTCAAGTGTAATCACCACAGCAAAACCTTTACTCTACTAAGGTAACAACTAAGGGCTACACCTCAGTTATACCATGCTAATATGGATATTCATACAAGACATGGACAAATATAGCAGATTAAGTGtgtaaaaatggttttattacaTTCACTTTTAACCTGTTTGACAAACGTTTTATGCCACAAACTGTTTGTATACTTGATGGATTGATATAATCCATAGATGAATTGATcttaaatgaacacaaaatgaTTTCATATCACAGAGCTAATTCtgtcctctccttttttttgtcacttctCTTCTCATGTGTCTGTCAGCTGTGCGGGCGGATCGGATGCGTGGTGGTCGCAACAAATTCGGCCCAATGTACAAACGTGATCGGGCCCTCAAGCAGCAGAAGAAAGCCCTTATCCGAGCGAATGGCCTGAAGATTGAGGCCATGAGTCAGGTGATGCAGGCTGTGCCCACTGACCTCACCATCTCCTCAGCCATCCAGAACATTCACTCAGCTGCCTCCAAGGGCCTTCCGCTGAGTCACCACCCCGGCCATCACACTggtcatcaccaccaccaccaccaccaccatcaccatgcCACTGCCCTGCCCCCCACAGACTACGACCGCAGCCCATTTGTCACTTCACCCGTCAGCATGGCGATGCCGCCGCACGCCGGCAGCCTGCAGGGCTACCAGGCGGCTTACGGACACTTCCAGGGCACACGCACTATCAAGTCTGAGTACCCAGACCCATACACCAGCTCGCCAGAGTCCATCATGGGCTATGCCTACGTTGATGCCTACCAGTCAGGTTCACCGCCCGGGTTCCCCCACCTGATTGTAGAGCTGCTTAAGTGTGAGCCAGATGAGCCGCAAGTTCAGGCCAAGATCCTGGCCTACTTGCAGCAGGAACAGGCCAGCCGTGGCAAACACGAGAAGCTTAATACCTTCGGCCTCATGTGCAAGATGGCCGACCAGACTCTCTTCTCTATCGTGGAGTGGGCACGTAGCAGCATCTTCTTCCGTGAACTCAAGGTAGGTGTGCAAAGTGCAACCATaagagtgtttttgttttatagtgaGTAAAACTCTTATACAGTTTATACTCAGGGTTTTGTTCATCATTCCTATTAGTTATGAGAGCAAATTAAACTATTATTGTATTTGCCCTAACAGCAAGCCAGTAATAAATTATCCAGCATTTTTTCCAACAGTAAAACTTTCGCCATGTTATTATGTATAATTGACAGCACTTTGCACAGTTCAGAAACATCATCTGTTCAAACCCTTTATCTCCAACAAGACCTTTAATCTTCCTTTTTTATGCACTGGCTCAACGCTAGTGCAGAGTGCAAGGGGCTGTGGGGTGCAGGAGAAGGGGGGTTGGCTCATAGCTGCCGCCGTTGTCTGTTCCACCGCCTGATCAAAATTCAGCAGCCCACTGTATTTACCACATGTGTGACACATTTTGGCTATGGGTTGTGAAAACTTTGACTATGAGCTTCAGGCACTTTTCATACTAACTGGGTCCTAGTCTGAGAGTTTTGTGTGAACTGCATACCACCCATCTCCCCTTGAAGCATTACTCCGATCTAAGTGGAAACACTGTAAGTGATGGTTTGAGATGGTGCCAATGAACATATACGTCAAATAAAATCTGACTGTTTCATAAAAAACAGACGCAATAggaacaaaatgtttatttccattGTCTTTAACATTAGGACACGTCTCTTTATCAGGACTGCCTTGATCAAAATCACACAgttgcacacattcacaccttgaATGTTAACCAGTATAACCACAGTCTGACATGTGGCCATTGGGCAGCTCCACTGGCGCAGCTGCGGTTAAGGTCCTTGGTTAAGGTCATCACAATGGTGGTGATGCggaattta includes:
- the nr5a2 gene encoding nuclear receptor subfamily 5 group A member 2 isoform X3, with amino-acid sequence MLPKVETESLGLSRSYGEQGHMPRNMQAPQLKMMDYSYDEDLDEMCPVCGDKVSGYHYGLLTCESCKGFFKRTVQNNKRYTCIENQSCQIDKTQRKRCPYCRFQKCLTVGMKLEAVRADRMRGGRNKFGPMYKRDRALKQQKKALIRANGLKIEAMSQVMQAVPTDLTISSAIQNIHSAASKGLPLSHHPGHHTGHHHHHHHHHHHATALPPTDYDRSPFVTSPVSMAMPPHAGSLQGYQAAYGHFQGTRTIKSEYPDPYTSSPESIMGYAYVDAYQSGSPPGFPHLIVELLKCEPDEPQVQAKILAYLQQEQASRGKHEKLNTFGLMCKMADQTLFSIVEWARSSIFFRELKVDDQMKLLQNCWSELLILDHVFRQVVHAKEGSILLVTGQQVDYAVVASQAGATLNNLLSHAQELVVKLRSLQLDQREFVCLKFLVLFSLVPLSIAPLSPPTHPWATEVNQPLPI